One Solea senegalensis isolate Sse05_10M linkage group LG13, IFAPA_SoseM_1, whole genome shotgun sequence DNA segment encodes these proteins:
- the pigw gene encoding phosphatidylinositol-glycan biosynthesis class W protein, whose protein sequence is MTQKDLKEAFVSNLNGTSLQEVALGTSLSPVCLLNRGLMLILIHQVKGTLPLPLPQISHLLLDFSVLILPLVVSCTVLSDVLHHVIVILIFVSACVFCYIRPSTRHPKTSVNTFLQNHVQFNQVPFVTAFRVFINVKTAISILAVDFSAFPRRYAKTETYGTGVMDFGVGAYVFANGLVCPEARRKNISGSKMNHITKQLVSVWPLVVLGLGRLASVKMTHYHEHVTEYGVHWNFFFTLAVVRVVASMLLAILPVSQAWVLSLVLSGLYQCTLETTGLKAFIMHNNNRDKDFLHANKEGIFSTVGYVAIYMAGVQVGLYVMQLRSHIKEWLKAILSLLLVSFVLYAALYMCQTLVVPVSRRLANLPFCLWSVAQSLFFLSCLGLVDMVLLFSKTISGCHFVPSSWNLHKKHPNSDGKTVVIERFCLVQAVARNQLLFFLLANVMTGLTNSVVDTLHCSSSFSVCVLLIYMFTNCSVTYVLHLCGITVKFW, encoded by the coding sequence ATGACTCAGAAGGACCTGAAGGAAGCGTTTGTCAGTAATCTCAATGGGACCAGTCTACAGGAGGTTGCACTGGGTACATCTCTCTCACCAGTCTGCCTTCTCAACAGAGGTCTGATGTTGATCCTCATCCATCAGGTCAAAGGGACTCTTCCACTGCCTCTTCCACAGATTTCTCACCTGCTCCTAGACTTTTCTGTGCTTATTCTCCCCCTCGTCGTGTCCTGCACCGTCCTGAGCGACGTTCTTCACCACGTCATAGTGATCTTGATCTTTGTCTCAGCTTGTGTGTTTTGCTACATCCGCCCTTCTACGCGGCACCCAAAGACCAGTGTCAACACCTTTCTTCAGAATCATGTTCAGTTCAACCAGGTTCCCTTTGTGACTGCCTTCAGagtgtttataaatgtgaaaacaGCCATCAGCATTCTTGCTGTAGACTTCAGTGCCTTCCCAAGGCGATATGCTAAAACAGAAACCTATGGAACGGGGGTTATGGACTTTGGCGTTGGAGCTTACGTCTTTGCAAATGGCCTTGTGTGTCCGGAAGCTCGGAGAAAGAACATCTCTGGATCAAAGATGAATCATATCACGAAGCAGCTTGTGTCCGTCTGGCCCCTGGTTGTTCTTGGTCTGGGAAGGCTGGCCAGTGTCAAAATGACGCATTACCACGAGCATGTGACAGAATATGGTGTCCACTGGAATTTCTTCTTCACACTTGCTGTTGTTAGAGTTGTGGCTTCCATGCTTTTGGCCATCTTACCAGTCAGTCAGGCGTGGGTCCTTTCCCTTGTGCTTAGTGGGCTTTATCAGTGCACTCTGGAGACAACAGGGCTAAAGGCGTTCATTATGCACAACAATAACAGAGATAAGGACTTTCTGCATGCTAACAAGGAGGGCATATTCTCTACAGTGGGCTATGTTGCCATCTACATGGCAGGTGTTCAAGTTGGACTTTATGTGATGCAGTTGAGATCCCACATTAAAGAGTGGCTTAAAGCAATTTTAAGTCTCCTATTAGTTAGTTTTGTGCTGTATGCTGCTTTGTACATGTGTCAGACACTGGTGGTGCCAGTGTCTCGCAGATTAGCTAATTTACCATTCTGTCTCTGGAGTGTTGCAcagtctttgtttttcctttcctgCCTTGGTTTAGTTGATATGGTTTTACTGTTCTCCAAAACAATATCAGGTTGTCATTTTGTACCCTCATCGTGGAACTTGCATAAAAAACACCCAAACTCTGACGGAAAGACTGTCGTCATCGAAAGATTCTGTTTGGTTCAAGCTGTTGCCAGGAATCAGCTGTTATTTTTCCTGCTTGCAAATGTCATGACAGGACTGACCAACTCAGTCGTGGACACGCTTCATTGTAGCAgttcattttcagtgtgtgttttgttaataTACATGTTCACTAATTGCTCTGTAACATATGTTTTACACCTATGTGGGATTACAGTGAAATTCTGGTGA
- the ggnbp2 gene encoding gametogenetin-binding protein 2 — protein sequence MARLVAVCREGEEEYPFLSRQIPLYIDDTLTMVMEFSDNIMNVDSHDINPSQWKQFSEYHSKLKQQDLNIALMVTTKEVYSALSQLVPCVGCRRSVERLFSHLVESGSPALEPLTVKPTGLLSFTKSCLADVKKLYTLFYVHGSRLNDMIDAIPKSKKNKRCQLHSLDTHKPKPLGGSWMDVWELMSQECRDEVVLIDNACLLETLETYLCKHRFCTDCKNKVLRAYNILVGELDSSNEKGYCAALYEGLCCCPHEHHIHVCCETDFIAHLLSRAEPEFAGGYERRERHAKTIDVAQEEVLTCLGIHLYERLHRVWQKLRAEEQTWQLLFHLGIDTLRKGFEMAVEKMQGISRLEQFVEELSEEERAKELKQEKKRQKRKNRRKNKCGFDISEQEAEDKDTILDEGSLEFVEGSCKVCGSHDEEEEEEEEEASCEEGVASKGLNSCTCPNDTKQELSTHSNGSDCGYSSSIEGSEIGSREGSDVACSEGICNHDAAGDDSSVHHCAEDKEEDGIDSCVDCWKHSEENSQSKSKKKKRKGKGLCNDQGHTCEGCMSAGNTTCHSPSSSSHTCRTKEIFSSLCGNTFSSIAQRLPWTVHHKNLHTSHPEANKSLVELLDDSEVSSDEDNCLTQEEIQAFLQRNQSFYNNRHQYRQLLKEKFTNYCRATEQSKPVCGKWFATTSVN from the exons ATGGCGCGTCTGGTAGCAGTTTGcagggaaggagaagaagagtacCCCTTCCTCTCCAGACAGATCCCCCTGTATATCGACGATACTCTGACG ATGGTGATGGAATTTTCTGATAATATTATGAATGTTGACAGCCATGATATCAACCCTTCACAATGGAAACAATTTTCAGAG TATCACTCCAAGTTGAAGCAACAGGACCTGAATATTGCCCTGATGGTGACAACTAAAGAGGTCTACAGTGCATTATCTCAGTTGGTGCCATGCGTGGGCTGCAGGCGAAGCGTGGAGCGCCTTTTCTCACATTTGGTGGAATCAGGGAGCCCGGCTTTGGAGCCTCTCACAGTGAAACCCACGGGTCTGCTGTCTTTCACCAAGTCCTGTTTAGCAGATGTAAAAAAGCTTTACACCCTCTTCTACGTACATGG gtcAAGGTTGAATGACATGATTGATGCTAttccaaaaagtaaaaagaacaAGAGGTGCCAGTTACACTccttagacacacacaaacctaaaCCTTTGGG GGGAAGCTGGATGGATGTATGGGAGCTTATGTCTCAGGAGTGCAGGGATGAGGTGGTCCTCATTGATAATGCCTGCCTCCTGGAGACACTGGAGACATACTTGTGTAAACACAG GTTTTGCACTGACTGTAAGAATAAAGTGCTGAGGGCATACAACATCCTGGTGGGGGAGCTGGACTCAAGTAATGAGAAGGGCTACTGTGCCGCCTTGTATGAGGGACTGTGCTGCTGCCCCCACGAGCACCACATCCATGTGTGCTGTGAAACAGACTTCATCGCTCACCTGCTCAGCCGGGCAGAGCCGGAGTTTGCAGGTGGTTATGA ACGCAGAGAGAGACATGCCAAAACCATTGACGTTGCACAGGAGGAGGTTCTGACTTGTCTGGGTATTCACCTCTATGAGCGGCTGCACAGGGTCTGGCAGAAACTACGAGCAGAGGAGCAGACCTGGCAGTTATTGTTCCATTTGGGAATTGATACACTACGCAAAGGTTTTGAG ATGGCGGTAGAGAAGATGCAGGGAATCAGTCGGCTAGAGCAATTTGTTGAGGAGCTGTCTGAAGAGGAGAGGGCCAAAGAGCTGAAGCAGGAGAAAAAGAGGCAAAAGCGGAAAAACCGACGCAAGAACAAGTGTGGGTTTGACATAAGTGAACAGGAGGCAGaggacaaagacacaattctgGACGAG GGTTCGTTGGAGTTCGTGGAGGGCAGTTGCAAAGTCTGTGGTAGccatgatgaagaggaggaggaggaggaggaggaggccagcTGTGAGGAGGGTGTTGCCTCCAAAGGACTCAATTCCTGTACCTGCCCAAACGACACCAAACAAG AGTTGTCCACCCACAGCAATGGCAGTGACTGTGGCTACTCCTCAAGCATAGAGGGCAGCGAGATAGGATCACGAGAAGGTTCTGACGTAGCCTGCTCTGAAGGGATCTGCAACCATGATGCAGCAG GCGACGACTCAAGTGTTCATCACTGTGCTGAAGACAAGGAAGAGGATGGAATAGACAGTTGTGTGGACTGCTGGAAGCACTCTGAGGAAAATTCTCAAagcaagagtaaaaaaaagaaaaggaagggcAAGGGCTTATGCAATGACCAG GGACACACGTGTGAAGGCTGCATGTCAGCTGGAAATACAACATGCCACagtccatcatcatcatcgcacACTTGCCGAACCAAAGAAATCTTTTCCTCTTTATGTGGCAATACATTTTCCAGCATCGCACAACGTTTACCGTGGACAGTACATCATAAGAACCTTCACACTAGTCATCCAGAGGCAAACAAGAGTCTTGTGGAACTTCTG GATGATTCAGAGGTGAGCTCTGATGAAGACAACTGTCTGACACAGGAAGAAATCCAGGCATTTCTACAAAGAAACCAGTCCTTCTACAACAACCGCCACCAGTACCGACAGCTACTGAAAGAAAAGTTCACCAACTATTGCCGTGCCACTGAACAGAGTAAGCCAGTGTGTGGAAAGTGGTTTGCCACCACCAGTGTCAACTAA
- the dhrs11a gene encoding dehydrogenase/reductase SDR family member 11a isoform X1, translating into MERWKGRVALVTGASVGIGAATARTLVQQGMKVVGCARNVNKIEKLSAECQSAGYSGTLIPYKCDLSNEEEILSMFSAIKTLHKGVDVCINNAGLAHSEPLLSGKTEGWRNMIDVNVLALSICTREAYKSMTERNVDDGHIININSMSGHRVVPSADVHFYSATKYAVTALTEGLRQELRAAKSHIRVTSISPGIVETEFAFRHHNSDPEKAAAVYESIKCLKAEDISSAVTYVLSVPPHVQIGDLQLRPVEQVS; encoded by the exons ATGGAGCGGTGGAAAGGCAGAGTGGCCCTGGTGACCGGAGCCTCGGTGGGGATTGGAGCGGCTACAGCCCGGACACTAGTCCAGCAAGGCATGAAGGTGGTCGGCTGTGCCAGGAATGTCAATAAAATAGAG aagCTCTCAGCTGAATGTCAGAGTGCCGGCTACAGTGGCACGTTGATCCCGTACAAGTGTGACCTGTCAAACGAAGAGGAGATCCTGTCCATGTTTTCAGCAATCAAGACACTGCACAAAGGTGTGGATGTGTGCATCAACAACGCTGGACTGGCCCACAGTGAGCCACTGCTCAGCGGAAAGACGGAGGGCTGGAGGAACATGATCGAC GTGAATGTCTTAGCCTTGTCTATCTGCACCCGTGAGGCATACAAGTCAATGACAGAGAGGAATGTGGATGATGGCCACATCATTAATATTAACAG TATGAGTGGGCACCGAGTGGTTCCAAGCGCTGATGTGCATTTCTACAGTGCTACTAAATATGCCGTGACAGCTCTGACTGAGGGGTTACGACAAGAGCTTCGAGCAGCTAAATCTCACATCAGAGTCACA agtATATCTCCTGGAATAGTGGAGACAGAGTTTGCTTTCCGTCACCACAACAGTGATCCAGAGAAAGCAGCTGCTGTGTATGAAAGTATAAAA TGCTTGAAAGCAGAGGACATATCCAGTGCAGTCACATATGTCCTCAGTGTCCCTCCTCATGTCCag ATTGGAGACTTGCAATTGAGGCCAGTGGAGCAGGTGTCATAG
- the dhrs11a gene encoding dehydrogenase/reductase SDR family member 11a isoform X2: protein MTACLLASSVLRVCRKLSAECQSAGYSGTLIPYKCDLSNEEEILSMFSAIKTLHKGVDVCINNAGLAHSEPLLSGKTEGWRNMIDVNVLALSICTREAYKSMTERNVDDGHIININSMSGHRVVPSADVHFYSATKYAVTALTEGLRQELRAAKSHIRVTSISPGIVETEFAFRHHNSDPEKAAAVYESIKCLKAEDISSAVTYVLSVPPHVQIGDLQLRPVEQVS, encoded by the exons ATGACTGCGTGTCTCCTGGCCTCCTCAGTGTTGAGAGTTTGTCGG aagCTCTCAGCTGAATGTCAGAGTGCCGGCTACAGTGGCACGTTGATCCCGTACAAGTGTGACCTGTCAAACGAAGAGGAGATCCTGTCCATGTTTTCAGCAATCAAGACACTGCACAAAGGTGTGGATGTGTGCATCAACAACGCTGGACTGGCCCACAGTGAGCCACTGCTCAGCGGAAAGACGGAGGGCTGGAGGAACATGATCGAC GTGAATGTCTTAGCCTTGTCTATCTGCACCCGTGAGGCATACAAGTCAATGACAGAGAGGAATGTGGATGATGGCCACATCATTAATATTAACAG TATGAGTGGGCACCGAGTGGTTCCAAGCGCTGATGTGCATTTCTACAGTGCTACTAAATATGCCGTGACAGCTCTGACTGAGGGGTTACGACAAGAGCTTCGAGCAGCTAAATCTCACATCAGAGTCACA agtATATCTCCTGGAATAGTGGAGACAGAGTTTGCTTTCCGTCACCACAACAGTGATCCAGAGAAAGCAGCTGCTGTGTATGAAAGTATAAAA TGCTTGAAAGCAGAGGACATATCCAGTGCAGTCACATATGTCCTCAGTGTCCCTCCTCATGTCCag ATTGGAGACTTGCAATTGAGGCCAGTGGAGCAGGTGTCATAG